A single region of the Amphiura filiformis chromosome 7, Afil_fr2py, whole genome shotgun sequence genome encodes:
- the LOC140156240 gene encoding uncharacterized protein, which yields MAMMLSHEEAVRFLTDVLKIDSIPDKLTNDKAALLDEIINLYQQKIPKQYITIISRKYEDQHLSTMEDIKTQMLSTHGGMCYDNNVFMKHLLEALGFEVCLNACDIQMTNVHDHVSVLVKNLVKPQDLYYVDVGAGDPFFRAIPLDFDKESPVYKCGFQVYKFVKEGKEFSWWQKVNRSNSILPLNAEDIIIDGWKKYMTFTLEPREIEYFRDPMINNFLSRKIPMRVVAYPGQKLLAILGTSILHENDEGKIEKTKITSREELVGLYGKYFPQFPADLVTIAIDKMKYNFEK from the coding sequence ATGGCAATGATGTTATCACATGAAGAAGCTGTTAGGTTCCTTACAGATGTCCTgaagatagattccatcccagacAAGCTGACCAATGACAAAGCTGCCCTTCTGGATGAAATCATCAATCTCTACCAGCAGAAGATTCCAAAGCAATATATAACTATAATATCCAGGAAATATGAAGATCAACATCTGTCTACAATGGAAGACATCAAGACACAAATGCTAAGTACTCATGGAGGCATGTGTTATGATAATAATGTCTTCATGAAGCATCTTTTGGAAGCATTGGGTTTTGAGGTTTGTCTCAATGCATGTGACATACAGATGACTAATGTACATGACCATGTGTCAGTTCTTGTTAAAAACTTAGTAAAACCTCAAGATTTATACTATGTTGATGTCGGCGCAGGAGATCCATTCTTTCGAGCCATTCCATTGGATTTTGACAAAGAATCACCTGTGTACAAGTGTGGTTTCCAGGTCTATAAATTTGTCAAGGAAGGCAAAGAGTTCAGTTGGTGGCAGAAAGTCAATAGGTCAAATTCAATTTTACCCCTAAATGCGGAAGACATTATAATTGATGGGTGGAAGAAGTACATGACATTCACATTGGAGCCAAGGGAAATCGAGTACTTCAGAGACCCTATGATCAACAACTTTTTGAGCCGGAAGATTCCCATGCGTGTAGTGGCATATCCTGGGCAGAAGTTACTAGCCATCCTGGGCACAAGTATACTGCATGAAAATGATGAAGGGAAAATTGAGAAGACTAAAATCACATCTAGAGAAGAACTTGTAGGTCTCTATGGGAAATACTTCCCCCAGTTTCCTGCTGATTTGGTTACAATTGCTATTGACAAAATGaagtacaactttgaaaagtga